The Drosophila gunungcola strain Sukarami unplaced genomic scaffold, Dgunungcola_SK_2 000078F, whole genome shotgun sequence genome has a window encoding:
- the LOC128264753 gene encoding serine/threonine-protein phosphatase 4 catalytic subunit → MSDYSDLDRQIEQLKRCEIIKENEVKALCAKAREILVEEGNVQRVDSPVTVCGDIHGQFYDLKELFKVGGDVPEKNYLFMGDFVDRGYYSVETFLLLLALKVRYPDRITLIRGNHESRQITQVYGFYDECLRKYGSTAVWRYCTEIFDYLSLSAIIDGKIFCVHGGLSPSIQYLDQIRSIDRKQEVPHDGPMCDLLWSDPEDQTGWGVSPRGAGYLFGSDVVSQFNRTNEIDMICRAHQLVMEGFKWHFNETVLTVWSAPNYCYRCGNVAAILELNEYLHRDFVIFEAAPQESRGIPSKKPQADYFL, encoded by the exons ATGTCCGACTACAGCGACCTGGACCGCCAGATCGAGCAGCTGAAGCGCTGCGAGATCATCAAGGAGAACGAGGTTAAGGCCCTGTGCGCGAAGGCCCGCGAGATCCTGGTGGAGGAGGGCAATGTGCAGCGTGTGGATTCGCCGGTGACCGTGTGCGGCGACATCCACGGCCAGTTCTACGACCTGAAGGAGCTCTTCAAGGTGGGCGGCGATGTGCCCGAGAAGAACTACCTGTTTATGGGCGACTTTGTGGACCGCGGCTACTACAGCGTGGAGACattcctgctcctgctggcgCTGAAGGTGCGCTATCCGGACCGCATTACGCTGATCCGCGGCAACCACGAGTCGCGCCAGATCACACAGGTGTACGGCTTCTACGACGAGTGCCTTCGCAAGTACGGCTCGACGGCCGTTTGGCGCTACTGCACGGAGATCTTCGACTACCTCAGCCTGTCTGCCATTATCGACGGCAAGATATTCTGCGTGCACGGCGGTTTGTCGCCGTCTATCCAGTACCTGGACCAGATTCGCAGCATCGACCGCAAGCAAGAGGTGCCCCACGACGGGCCCATGTGTGACCTGCTCTGGAGCGATCCGGAGGACCAGACCGGCTGGGGCGTCTCGCCGCGCGGCGCTGGCTATCTGTTCGGGTCGGATGTGGTCTCCCAGTTCAACCGCACCAACGAGATCGACATGATTTGCCGTGCGCATCAGCTGGTGATGGAGGGCTTCAAGTGGCACTTCAACGAAACCGTCCTGACCGTCTGGTCGGCGCCAAACTACTGCTATCG CTGCGGTAATGTGGCTGCCATCTTGGAGCTGAACGAGTACCTGCACCGCGACTTCGTCATCTTCGAGGCGGCTCCGCAGGAGAGTCGCGGCATACCCTCCAAGAAGCCCCAGGCGGACTACTTCCTCTAA
- the LOC128264772 gene encoding general odorant-binding protein 19a isoform X1: MKFPLLLICVAISMGLLPGSEAGVTEEQMRSAGKLTRDVCLPKYPKVTEEIADNIRNGNIPNSKDSNCYINCILEMMQAVSIKKGKFQVEATLKQLDILLPDSYKEEYRKGISLCKDSTVGLKNAPNCDPAYALLSCLKTNIKVFVFP, translated from the exons ATGAAGTTCCCTTTGCTGCTGATCTGTGTGGCCATATCCATGGGCTTGCTGCCCGGATCGGAGGCAGGG GTGACGGAGGAACAGATGCGGTCCGCCGGAAAACTGACCCGCGACGTCTGCCTGCCCAAGTATCCCAAGGTCACCGAGGAGATAGCCGACAATATTCGCAACGGAAATATCCCCAACAGCAAGGACAGCAACTGCTATATCAATTGCATCCTGGAAATGATGCAGGCGGTGAGT ATCAAGAAGGGCAAGTTCCAGGTGGAGGCGACCCTCAAGCAGCTGGACATTCTGCTGCCGGACAGCTACAAGGAGGAGTACCGCAAGGGCATCAGCCTGTGCAAGGACTCCACCGTGGGCTTGAAAAACGCCCCCAACTGTGATCCCGCCTACGCCCTGCTCTCTTGCCTGAAGACCAACATCAAGGTGTTCGTGTTTCCCTAG
- the LOC128264772 gene encoding general odorant-binding protein 19a isoform X2 translates to MKFPLLLICVAISMGLLPGSEAGVTEEQMRSAGKLTRDVCLPKYPKVTEEIADNIRNGNIPNSKDSNCYINCILEMMQAIKKGKFQVEATLKQLDILLPDSYKEEYRKGISLCKDSTVGLKNAPNCDPAYALLSCLKTNIKVFVFP, encoded by the exons ATGAAGTTCCCTTTGCTGCTGATCTGTGTGGCCATATCCATGGGCTTGCTGCCCGGATCGGAGGCAGGG GTGACGGAGGAACAGATGCGGTCCGCCGGAAAACTGACCCGCGACGTCTGCCTGCCCAAGTATCCCAAGGTCACCGAGGAGATAGCCGACAATATTCGCAACGGAAATATCCCCAACAGCAAGGACAGCAACTGCTATATCAATTGCATCCTGGAAATGATGCAGGCG ATCAAGAAGGGCAAGTTCCAGGTGGAGGCGACCCTCAAGCAGCTGGACATTCTGCTGCCGGACAGCTACAAGGAGGAGTACCGCAAGGGCATCAGCCTGTGCAAGGACTCCACCGTGGGCTTGAAAAACGCCCCCAACTGTGATCCCGCCTACGCCCTGCTCTCTTGCCTGAAGACCAACATCAAGGTGTTCGTGTTTCCCTAG
- the LOC128264773 gene encoding putative 60S ribosomal protein L33 codes for MSEQFNFNDAFNSQTMRGRANVAKATWASVGLVYVLVKMHKRNSKRRETKLYCKGCQQAMLHG; via the exons ATGTCCGAGCAGTTTAACTTTAACGACGCCTTTAACAGCCAAACCATGCGAGGCCGCGCCAAT GTAGCCAAGGCCACATGGGCCTCGGTGGGCTTGGTCTACGTCCTGGTGAAGATGCACAAGCGCAACTCGAAGCGTCGCGAGACGAAGCTCTACTGCAAGGGCTGTCAGCAGGCAATGCTGCACGGCTAG
- the LOC128264756 gene encoding general odorant-binding protein 19d, whose translation MSRLFNLSVMLLLGLVCLGGTLAKPQEGMTREHATQLANECKAETGATDEDVEQLLKHVAPESHEAKCLRACVLKKFQIMDEAGKVNKEHAVQMVKAMSKHDAEKEDAPADVVAKCDAIETPADHCDAAAAFEDCIYEQIKEHGLELEEN comes from the exons ATGTCACGTCTATTCAATCTGTCCGTAATGCTACTCCTGGGACTGGTGTGCCTGGGAGGCACCCTTGCCAAGCCGCAAGAGGGGATGACCCGGGAGCATGCCACCCAGTTGGCCAACGAGTGCAAGGCGGAGACGGGCGCCACCGATG AGGATGTGGAGCAGCTACTGAAGCATGTGGCTCCCGAAAGTCACGAGGCCAAGTGCCTGCGCGCCTGCGTGTTGAAGAAGTTCCAGATC ATGGATGAGGCCGGCAAGGTGAACAAGGAGCATGCCGTGCAGATGGTCAAGGCCATGAGCAAGCATGATGCCGAGAAGGAGGACGCCCCCGCCGACGTGGTGGCCAAGTGCGATGCCATCGAGACACCCGCGGACCA TTGCGACGCTGCCGCCGCCTTTGAAGACTGCATCTACGAGCAAATAAAGGAGCACGGACTCGAGCTGgaggaaaactga
- the LOC128264755 gene encoding general odorant-binding protein 19d: MKLPNIQLITVVAGVLLPMQCILVHGQNTAFDLTKLLPKSGTEPVWSVIDRNLPQVQEMITTARMGCIEKLGLPKNQRPLMKVTNPSEKEKCLAECVLKKIQLMDENNKLNLSQVEKLTSLVTQDNKMAIAISCSMAQSCNRSSSSKSPCEAAHFFNQCIGRQLEHSKVKLIW; the protein is encoded by the exons ATGAAACTACCGAACATTCAGCTGATTACCGTCGTGGCCGGCGTTCTGCTGCCGATGCAGTGCATCCTCGTCCATGGCCAGAACACGGCCTTCGATCTCACCAAGCTGCTGCCCAAAAGCGGAACGGAGCCCGTCTGGTCGGTGATAGATCGCAACCTGCCGCAGGTCCAGGAGATGATCACCACCGCCAGGATGGGGTGCATCGAGAAGCTCGGCCTGCCCAAGAACCAGCGACCGCTAATGAAGGTGACCAATCCCAGCGAGAAGGAGAAGTGCCTGGCGGAGTGCGTGCTCAAGAAGATCCAGCTG ATGGACGAGAACAACAAGCTGAACCTGAGCCAGGTGGAGAAGCTGACCAGTCTGGTGACCCAGGACAACAAGATGGCCATCGCCATCAGCTGCAGCATGGCCCAGTCCTGCAACCGCAGCAGCTCCTCCAAGAGCCCCTGCGAGGCAGCCCACTTCTTCAACCAGTGCATCGGTCGCCAGCTGGAGCACAGCAAAGTGAAGCTGATCTGGTAG
- the LOC128264762 gene encoding uncharacterized protein LOC128264762: MMQSNRMTNLLLALACTALLLGSVAADDEEPSMTVDEVVELIEPFGDGCTPKPLREHIVEMVLNKEDAKHETKCFRHCMLEQFELMPEGQLQFNEDKTLEMVNMMFPDREDDGRRIVKSCNEQLKAEKDKCEAAHGIAMCMLREMRASGFKIPDLKE, encoded by the exons ATGATGCAGAGCAACCGGATGACGAACCTTCTGCTGGCACTGGCCTGCACCGCTCTACTACTGGGATCGGTGGCGGCCGACGACGAGGAGCCCTCCATGACCGTGGACGAGGTGGTGGAGCTGATCGAGCCCTTTGGCGATGGGTGTACGCCCAAGCCCCTGAGGG AGCACATCGTGGAGATGGTGCTGAACAAGGAGGACGCCAAGCACGAGACCAAGTGCTTCCGCCACTGCATGCTGGAGCAGTTCGAGCTGATGCCCGAGGGCCAGCTGCAGTTCAACGAGGACAAGACCCTCGAGATGGTCAACATGATGTTCCCGGATCGCGAGGACGATGGCCGGCGCATCGTCAAGAGCTGCAACGAGCAGCTGAAGGCGGAGAAGGACAA GTGTGAGGCCGCCCATGGTATCGCCATGTGCATGCTCCGCGAGATGCGCGCCTCTGGCTTTAAGATTCCCGACCTCAAGGAATGA
- the LOC128264771 gene encoding uncharacterized protein LOC128264771, whose product MADGFKKYFNGTTINGRANVAKATYGTIALLYVIYRLRRGSGKSSGELASGKCSCESDHEAPLNGDIGVYGVDPDCSVCRERSERAMTEYDREQQRRAAGHDEEGCRDDPPPPPPPSSGGSGGAGSAPPCNKCPCEENPRPASQLMGQVHDTFYRVLRGVVGAVMGTAAVSTIGSGSGTANGSPPAAQLEEEEGEDEERHEYVNETPLKRRSAPRFCLATTNRNTKRNTNSQCQEQASERQPEEAAREKAEAQPEDQPEYSAFSDGFTSGLYFTSDEK is encoded by the exons ATGGCTGACGGCTTTAAGAAGTACTTCAATGGGACAACTATCAATGGGCGCGCAAAC GTGGCCAAGGCCACATACGGCACGATAGCTCTGCTGTACGTCATATACCGCCTGCGCCGCGGATCTGGGAAGTCCTCCGGCGAGTTGGCCAGCGGGAAGTGCAGCTGCGAGTCGGACCACGAGGCGCCACTGAATGGCGACATCGGCGTCTATGGCGTGGATCCCGACTGCTCCGTTTGCCGGGAGCGGTCGGAGCGGGCGATGACCGAGTACGATCGGGAGCAGCAGCGCCGGGCGGCGGGCCACGATGAGGAGGGCTGCCGCGACGACccgcctccgccgccgccgccttcATCTGGCGGATCCGGAGGAGCAGGATCAGCTCCACCGTGCAACAAGTGTCCCTGCGAGGAGAACCCGCGTCCGGCCAGCCAACTGATGGGCCAGGTGCACGACACCTTCTACCGGGTGCTGCGTGGGGTCGTTGGTGCCGTCATGGGCACTGCGGCGGTCAGCACCATCGGGAGCGGGAGCGGTACCGCTAACGGTTCCCCGCCAGCCGCTCAGCTCGAGGAAGAGGAGGGGGAGGATGAGGAGCGCCACGAGTACGTCAATGAGACGCCGCTGAAGCGACGCTCCGCCCCGCGCTTCTGCCTGGCCACCACCAACAGGAACACCAAGAGGAACACCAACAGCCAATGCCAGGAGCAAGCCTCCGAACGCCAGCCGGAGGAGGCGGCCCGGGAAAAGGCAGAGGCCCAGCCGGAGGATCAGCCGGAGTACAGCGCCTTCAGCGACGGCTTTACCTCTGGCCTTTACTTCACCAGCGACGAGAAATGA